From one Nematostella vectensis chromosome 7, jaNemVect1.1, whole genome shotgun sequence genomic stretch:
- the LOC5508009 gene encoding uncharacterized protein LOC5508009 — protein sequence MDVRLKASPQMSPNKVPYPRSQPTLNRTNSIQENRESTSTKEKTLWHHGKASPLKNPLPPAVSNRPATNDQIHGGLVLETDQPNNVDKSFTANIDNYRLKKRILKSPLSDMYCTGQRLMGNSVSEISMDVDVTGQRGTKQPAPPRHAITLNKLYSSLKKLKSRHETVNRTQAKCRNFPFKTSKGFNIHQNWNDDEIFILLGGKSKPVRFEVNPTSLSLLESEFGLNLKTREPNCGFDEEDIELLRKFREKYRHGISGKESPFVPWARHAMSKQSTAQVKKTGVPSATHSIEKEEYGRRLTIHVYLPNVLMDNSTNSPLQENEK from the coding sequence ATAAAGTACCGTATCCAAGGAGCCAGCCGACGCTCAACAGAACGAATTCAATTCAAGAAAACAGAGAATCTACATCCACGAAAGAAAAAACACTTTGGCATCATGGCAAGGCATCGCCCCTAAAGAATCCTCTGCCGCCTGCAGTAAGCAACAGACCTGCTACTAACGACCAGATACACGGCGGGTTAGTGCTGGAAACGGACCAACCAAACAATGTTGACAAATCATTTACGGCAAACATTGATAATTATCGGTTGAAGAAAAGAATTCTTAAGTCCCCGCTTTCGGATATGTACTGTACAGGCCAGCGACTTATGGGTAACTCAGTGAGCGAGATTTCTATGGACGTGGACGTTactggtcaaaggggtactaaGCAACCGGCGCCCCCAAGGCATGCCATTACCTTGAACAAGCTGTACTCTTCTTTAAAGAAGTTGAAATCCAGACACGAAACGGTGAATAGAACACAAGCAAAGTGCAGGAACTTTCCCTTTAAAACAAGCAAAGGATTCAACATCCACCAAAACTGGAACGACGATGAAATTTTTATTCTTCTCGGCGGTAAATCAAAACCAGTTCGCTTCGAAGTGAATCCTACCAGCCTGAGTCTATTAGAAAGTGAATttggtttgaatttgaaaACTAGAGAGCCAAATTGCGGTTTTGACGAGGAAGACATTGAACTTCTTCGCAAATTTAGGGAGAAATATCGACACGGCATTTCTGGTAAAGAAAGTCCTTTTGTCCCATGGGCCAGACACGCGATGTCAAAACAGAGCACTGCCCAAGTGAAAAAGACGGGGGTCCCTTCAGCGACACACTCGATAGAGAAGGAAGAGTATGGACGAAGGCTTACAATACACGTGTACCTACCAAACGTACTAATGGATAACTCTACAAATTCACCCTTGCAGGaaaatgagaaataa